In Vicugna pacos chromosome 1, VicPac4, whole genome shotgun sequence, a single window of DNA contains:
- the TRIM42 gene encoding tripartite motif-containing protein 42 produces METAMCVCSPCCTWQRCCPRLCSCLCCKFLFTSERNCTCFPCPYKDERNCQCCHCTCSENPNCHWCCCSWANDPNCKCCCTASSNLECYYYESRCCRNATITFRRGCLKSIRTSSKTALRIGSSDTQLEDVKVMPANSNLVSHLSCPICSRLRLHSFMLPCYHSLCEKCLRQLQKHAEVTENFFILICPVCSRSHCMPYSHKMQLPENYLRGRLTKRYMQQHGYLKWRFDRTSGPIVCQVCRSQRIAYKRCITCRLNLCNECLKTFHSDVAMQDHVFVDTSTEDQDEKICIHHPSSRIIEYCRNDNELLCTFCKTSFHNGHDTVSLIDACSERAAALFSAIAKFKAVRYEIDNDLMEFNILKNSFKADKEVKRKEIRTGFLKLRSILQEKEKSIMEQIENLEVSRQKEIEKYVYVTTLKVNEMDGLIAYSKEALKETGQVAFLQSAKILVDQIEDGIQSTYRPDPQLRLHSLSCMPLDFAELSNAIHELFPTGPKKVCSSGDSLPSPYPLHSEMMIARKVTFSAHSFGNQQIYQRSASLLSFSAPGCEKTKMGLEAYGRAQSATPAKPTDGLYTYWSAGVESQPVQNSGSFHNWYSFNDGSVKTPGPIVIYQTLVYPRAAKVYWTCPTEDVDSFEMEFYELINSPPNNVRTELCGQIRDIMQQSLELHNLTPNTEYLFKVRAINDNGPGQWSDVCKVVTPDGRGKNRAKWGLLKNIQTALQKRF; encoded by the exons ATGGAGACCGCCATGTGTGTCTGCTCTCCATGTTGTACATGGCAGAGATGTTGTCCTCGACTATGCTCCTGTCTGTGCTGCAAGTTCCTCTTCACCTCGGAGCGGAACTGCACCTGCTTCCCCTGCCCTTACAAGGATGAGCGGAACTGCCAGTGCTGCCACTGCACCTGCTCCGAGAACCCCAACTGTCACTGGTGCTGCTGCTCCTGGGCCAATGACCCCAACTGTAAGTGCTGCTGCACGGCCAGCAGCAACCTCGAGTGCTACTACTATGAGAGCCGCTGCTGCCGCAACGCCACCATCACCTTCCGCAGGGGCTGCCTCAAGAGCATCCGCACCTC CTCCAAGACGGCCCTGCGCATTGGGAGCAGCGACACGCAGCTGGAAGACGTGAAGGTGATGCCGGCGAACAGCAACCTGGTCAGCCACTTGTCGTGCCCCATCTGCAGCCGGCTGCGCCTGCACTCCTTCATGCTGCCCTGCTACCACAGCCTGTGCGAGAAGTGCCTGCGGCAGCTGCAGAAACACGCCGAGGTCACCGAGAACTTCTTCATCCTCATCTGCCCCGTGTGCAGCCGCTCGCACTGCATGCCCTACAGCCACAAGATGCAGCTGCCCGAGAACTACCTGCGCGGCCGCCTCACCAAGCGCTACATGCAGCAGCACGGCTACCTCAAGTGGCGCTTCGACCGCACCAGCGGGCCCATCGTCTGCCAGGTCTGCCGCAGCCAGCGCATCGCCTACAAGCGCTGCATCACCTGCCGCCTCAACCTGTGCAACGAGTGCCTCAAGACCTTCCACTCGGACGTGGCCATGCAGGACCACGTGTTCGTGGACACCAGCACCGAGGACCAGGACGAGAAGATCTGCATCCACCACCCGTCCAGCCGCATCATCGAGTACTGTCGGAACGACAACGAGTTGCTCTGCACCTTCTGCAAGACCTCCTTCCACAACGGCCATGACACCGTCAGCCTCATCGATGCCTGCTCTGAGAGGGCCGCCGCGCTCTTCAGCGCCATCGCCAAGTTCAAAGCAG TCCGATACGAAATTGATAATGACCTCATGgaattcaacattttaaaaaacagcttcaaAGCTGACAAGGAGGTAAAGCGAAAAGAGATCAGAACTGGATTTCTCAAGCTGCGCAGCATTCTCCAGGAGAAAGAGAAGTCCATCATGGAGCAGATAGAGAACCTGGAAGTGTCCCGGCAGAAGGAGATTGAAAAATACGTGTACGTCACCACCCTGAAAGTGAACGAGATGGATGGCCTGATCGCCTACTCCAAGGAAGCGCTGAAGGAGACAGGCCAAGTGGCGTTCCTGCAGTCAGCCAAGATCCTGGTGGACCAGATCGAGGATGGCATCCAGAGCACCTACAGGCCCGACCCTCAGCTCCGGCTACACTCCCTGAGCTGCATGCCCCTGGACTTTGCTGAGCTCTCCAATGCCATCCATGAGCTCTTCCCCACAGGACCCAAGAAGGTGTGCTCCTCGGGGGACTCCCTGCCGTCCCCCTACCCCCTGCACTCAGAAATGATGATCGCCAGGAAGGTCACTTTCAGTGCCCACAGCTTCGGCAACCAGCAGATATACCAGCGAAGCGCCTCCCTGTTGTCCTTCAGTGCTCCCGGCTGTGAGAAGACCAAGATGGGACTAGAGGCCTATGGGCGAGCCCAGTCGGCCACACCTGCCAAACCCACAGACGGCCTCTACACTTACTGGAGCGCAGGGGTAGaaagccagcctgtgcagaacaGTGGCAGCTTCCACAACTGGTACTCGTTCAATGATGGCTCTGTGAAGACCCCAGGCCCAATTGTTATCTACCAGACTCTGGTGTATCCAAGAGCTGCCAAG GTTTACTGGACATGCCCAACAGAAGACGTGGACTCTTTTGAGATGGAATTCTACGAACTCATTAATTCCCCTCCTAACAATGTGCGGACAGAGCTCTGTGGACAAATTCGGGACATAATGCAGCAGAGTCTAGAGCTGCACAACCTGACCCCCAACACTGAGTATCTGTTTAAAGTGAGAGCCATCAACGATAATGGTCCTGGACAATGGAGTGACGTCTGTAAG GTGGTGACACCGGACGGGCGAGGGAAGAACCGGGCTAAGTGGGGCCTGCTGAAGAATATCCAGACCGCCCTCCAGAAACGCTTCTGA